The following are encoded together in the Streptomyces sp. NBC_00341 genome:
- a CDS encoding esterase/lipase family protein translates to MKTPPFLPLLSSLLPLLPRRTGPRNAWLSSALLRATALELVVLAGHALIYPTGITGERRTPPRPAAEPVPAPPGTTALPGAHAGSAGHIGHPDRPPVVLLHGFIDNRSVFVLLRRSLARHGWRHLESLNYSPLTCDIRSAAELLGRHVEEICARTGHREIDIVGHSLGGLIARYYVQRLGGDRRVRTLVTLGTPHAGTAVAPLAGALPIVRQMRGGSAPIEELRLPAPGCRTRFVSFWSELDQVIVPAEAACIDHPDLDATNVRVSGIGHLALPVHPAVAAGVRQALDAQEPGNRTNLEHRAKAV, encoded by the coding sequence ATGAAGACCCCGCCTTTTCTTCCCCTGCTGTCGAGCCTTCTTCCCCTACTGCCACGCCGGACGGGCCCGCGCAACGCCTGGCTGTCGTCCGCGCTGCTGAGAGCGACCGCGCTGGAGCTCGTGGTGCTCGCCGGACACGCGCTGATCTACCCCACCGGCATCACCGGCGAGCGGCGCACCCCGCCACGCCCGGCGGCCGAGCCGGTCCCCGCACCTCCCGGGACCACGGCCCTGCCGGGCGCGCACGCCGGGAGCGCGGGGCACATCGGGCACCCGGACCGGCCGCCCGTCGTACTCCTGCACGGTTTCATCGACAACCGCTCCGTCTTCGTGCTGCTGCGCCGCTCGCTGGCCCGGCACGGCTGGCGTCATCTGGAGTCGCTCAACTACTCCCCGCTGACCTGCGACATCCGCAGCGCCGCCGAGCTGCTCGGCCGCCACGTCGAGGAGATCTGCGCCCGCACCGGGCACCGCGAGATCGACATCGTCGGGCACAGCCTGGGCGGCCTGATAGCGCGCTACTACGTACAGCGACTGGGCGGCGACCGACGGGTCCGCACCCTGGTCACACTCGGTACGCCGCACGCGGGCACCGCCGTCGCCCCGCTGGCCGGCGCCCTCCCGATCGTGCGCCAGATGCGCGGCGGATCGGCGCCGATCGAGGAGCTCCGGCTTCCGGCGCCGGGGTGCCGCACCCGGTTCGTCAGCTTCTGGAGCGAGCTGGACCAGGTCATCGTCCCTGCCGAGGCGGCCTGTATCGACCATCCCGACCTCGACGCGACCAACGTCCGCGTCAGCGGGATCGGCCATCTCGCACTGCCCGTGCACCCGGCCGTGGCCGCCGGGGTCCGCCAGGCGCTCGACGCCCAGGAGCCCGGAAATAGAACGAATCTCGAACATAGAGCCAAGGCTGTGTGA
- a CDS encoding cobalamin B12-binding domain-containing protein — protein MGVTGPIRVVVAKPGLDGHDRGAKVIARALRDAGMEVIYTGLHQTPEQIVDTAIQEDADAIGLSILSGAHNTLFAKVIALLKEREAEDIKVFGGGIIPEADIAPLKEQGVAEIFTPGATTVEIVSWVNANVRQAAEA, from the coding sequence ATGGGTGTGACCGGTCCGATCCGAGTGGTGGTGGCCAAACCGGGCCTCGACGGCCATGACCGAGGGGCCAAGGTGATCGCGCGGGCACTGCGCGACGCCGGTATGGAGGTCATCTACACGGGGCTCCACCAGACTCCCGAGCAGATCGTGGACACCGCGATCCAGGAGGACGCCGACGCGATCGGCCTCTCGATCCTCTCCGGTGCGCACAACACCCTCTTCGCGAAGGTGATCGCCCTGCTGAAGGAGCGCGAGGCCGAGGACATCAAGGTCTTCGGCGGCGGCATCATCCCGGAGGCGGACATCGCACCGCTGAAGGAGCAGGGGGTCGCGGAGATCTTCACCCCGGGTGCGACGACGGTCGAGATCGTCTCCTGGGTCAACGCGAACGTCCGTCAGGCTGCGGAGGCCTGA
- a CDS encoding DUF5691 domain-containing protein: protein MPRTSPPSTPTTPTAPTAPAMPAAAPWEELVTSALLGTDRRRPPGVPGDAGPDGAAAALLDAAALHTVRRRAGLLPAPAAPRPDRAPADPRPALPAAARGRLERLLADRAAPSGSAGRRGTAPDLTELIPQWLATANLHGYRAPDATLPALLDAARARTDLRPQALAFAGPRGLWLAGLNPEWKFALRGASGTSLLPDVTDREAVHRLWEEGLFAERVALLSAVRAHESDAALALLATTWATERAEDRLMFVDSLRTGLSDADEPFLEQALTDRSRNVRATAAELLSALPGSALARRMADRALSCVSPGLTGTGPSVAVEAPHECDAAMQRDGVVALPPSGRGERSWWLGQLVESSPLSVWPARFGGREAREIVALPVADGWSEELHAAWCRAAVRQRDPEWARALLGAPSTPPSNGPGTASLAERSKLLIVLPAAERAAWVAEFIAAHGLSEAFQLLGVCPTPWAEPLGRSVVDALDIARDAGSYPWSFSGVMGLAERCLNPAEADRLEVLTTTPDEPADASPGANGYWSEAFQRLVSTLRLRAAMDAELAPGGIRPPQPDGRSR from the coding sequence ATGCCCCGTACCAGCCCACCCAGCACGCCAACCACACCCACCGCACCCACCGCACCCGCCATGCCGGCCGCCGCTCCGTGGGAGGAGCTGGTCACCTCGGCGCTGCTCGGCACGGACCGCCGCCGGCCACCGGGTGTGCCGGGCGATGCCGGCCCGGACGGCGCGGCGGCCGCGCTGCTGGACGCGGCCGCCCTGCACACCGTGCGGCGCCGGGCGGGCCTGCTGCCCGCCCCGGCCGCGCCCCGGCCCGATCGCGCTCCCGCCGACCCCCGGCCGGCCCTTCCGGCCGCCGCCCGGGGCCGGCTGGAGCGGCTGCTCGCGGACCGGGCGGCCCCGAGCGGTTCGGCCGGCAGACGCGGCACCGCTCCCGATCTGACCGAACTGATCCCGCAGTGGCTGGCCACCGCCAACCTGCACGGTTACCGGGCACCGGACGCGACGCTGCCCGCCCTGCTGGACGCGGCCCGCGCGCGGACCGATCTACGGCCGCAGGCCCTGGCGTTCGCCGGACCGCGCGGGCTCTGGCTGGCCGGGCTGAACCCCGAGTGGAAGTTCGCGCTGCGCGGTGCGTCCGGCACCTCGCTGCTGCCGGACGTGACCGACCGGGAGGCGGTCCACCGGCTCTGGGAGGAGGGCCTGTTCGCGGAACGGGTCGCGCTGCTCTCCGCAGTGCGGGCGCACGAGTCCGACGCCGCTCTCGCCCTGCTCGCCACCACGTGGGCCACCGAGCGGGCCGAGGACCGGCTGATGTTCGTCGACTCACTGCGCACCGGGCTCTCCGACGCCGACGAGCCCTTCCTTGAGCAGGCTCTGACCGACCGCAGCCGCAATGTGCGGGCGACGGCCGCCGAGTTGCTCTCCGCACTGCCCGGCTCCGCGCTCGCCCGCCGGATGGCGGACCGCGCCCTGTCCTGCGTGAGTCCCGGCCTCACCGGCACCGGCCCTTCCGTGGCCGTGGAGGCCCCGCACGAGTGCGATGCGGCGATGCAGCGCGACGGCGTGGTGGCGCTCCCGCCGTCCGGGCGGGGCGAACGGTCCTGGTGGCTGGGCCAGTTGGTGGAGTCGTCCCCACTCTCGGTCTGGCCGGCCCGGTTCGGTGGCCGCGAGGCGCGGGAGATCGTCGCGCTCCCCGTGGCCGACGGCTGGAGCGAGGAGCTGCACGCCGCCTGGTGCCGGGCCGCCGTCCGGCAGCGGGACCCGGAGTGGGCGCGGGCGCTGCTCGGCGCCCCCTCGACACCCCCGTCGAACGGTCCGGGCACGGCCTCGCTCGCCGAGCGGTCGAAGCTCCTGATCGTGCTGCCCGCCGCCGAACGGGCCGCCTGGGTAGCCGAGTTCATCGCCGCGCACGGACTCTCGGAGGCGTTCCAGCTGCTGGGGGTCTGCCCGACCCCCTGGGCGGAGCCGCTCGGCCGCTCCGTCGTCGACGCCCTCGACATCGCCCGGGACGCCGGCAGCTACCCGTGGAGCTTCAGCGGAGTGATGGGGCTCGCGGAGCGCTGCCTGAATCCGGCGGAGGCCGACCGCCTGGAGGTCCTCACCACGACCCCCGACGAACCGGCGGACGCCTCCCCCGGCGCGAACGGCTACTGGTCGGAGGCGTTCCAGCGGCTGGTCTCCACCCTGCGGCTCCGCGCGGCGATGGACGCGGAGCTGGCACCGGGCGGGATCAGGCCTCCGCAGCCTGACGGACGTTCGCGTTGA